The sequence ATTCTAGCCCATTTTCGGGCAAAGGGAACGGCCGCGTGCGGCGCGGAGGGTCCCGGCGCGCTTGACGTTTGCCGAAACGGGCTATTATGTACGTTCCGCGTCCGGCTTTTCGGCTTTCGCGGGAGGGGTGGATCGAATGAAGCGGGGTCTACTGGAGCTCGTGGCGGCGGCGGCGGCGGTGGCGTGCCTCGCCGTGGGCGCCCTCGCGCCCGATCTCGGCGCTGTCTCTCTCGTCGCGGTCGTCCCGATCGCGTGGCTCGCGATCTCCGGCGCCCTCCTCAGGCGGGGGCTCGGCCGGCTGGCCGGGATGCTGGAGCGCGCGCGCAAGGACGAGGACGCGCCGGTTGCGCCCATGGGCGGCGCCCTCGCGGAGACGAGCCGGGCGCTCGCGGCGTTCGTGGACGACTGCCGCGGGGAGGCGCGCAACACGCGGACCATGGCCGGCGGGCTCAAGGCGCAGCTCAAGGCCACCGGGGATCTGGTCGAGGCGCTCGCCGCCGGGCTCGCCGAGCAGCGCACGTCGGTGCGGCGCAACAACGAGGCGATCGCCGAGATGTCCGGCTCGCTCAAGGACATCGCCGTGCACGTCGAGACGCTCGCGACCTCGGCCGAGGAGAGCTCCTCCTCCATCCTCGAGATGACCACGACCAACGAGGAGGTCGCCGAGAACATGTCGTCGATGGGCAACTCGGTGCGCGAGACGGTCAGCTCGATAGGCGAGATGGCGTACTCCGTGAAGGAGGTGGCGCGGAACATCGAGGCGCTCTCGACCACGGCGGAGGAGACGTCCTCGGCGGTGAACGAGATGGACGTCACCATCGATCAGGTGCAGTCCAACGCGAACGACACCGCGATCATCTCGGAGAACGTGGCCCGCGACGCGGAGCGGGCCGCGGACGCGGTCGTCAAGACGCTCGGCGCGATCCAGCAGATCAAGGACACGAGCCAGGAAGCGGTGAACGTCATCTCCAGCCTGGGCCAGAAGATCGAGGCGATCGGCCACATCCTGAACGTGATCGACGACGTCGCCGAGCAGACGAACCTCCTCGCCCTGAACGCCGCCATCATCGCGGCGCAGGCGGGCGAACACGGCAAGGGGTTCGCCGTCGTGGCGGACGAGATCAAGGATCTCGCCGAGCGGTCCGGCGTGTCGACCAAGGAGATCGCGGACCTCATCAAGGCGATCCAGGCGGAGTCGCGCAACGCCATCGCCGCGGTGGAGCGCGGCAACTCCAACGTCGATAAGGGCGTGGAGGTCTCGGCCGACGCCGAGCGCGCGCTGAAGAAGATCCTCGAGAGCTCCCAGAAGTCGACGAACATGATGCGCGCCATCGCCCGCGCCACGGTGGAGCAGTCCAAGGGCTCGAAGCAGGTCACGGACACGATCAACAGGATCGCCGAGACCGTGCAGCAGATCGCCAAGGCGACGGGGGAGCAGGCGCGCGGATCGGAGCTGATCATCAAGGGCGCCGAGAAGATGCGGTCGATCACCCAGCACGTGGAGCGCTCGACGCAGGAGCAGGCGAAGGGCGGGCGGCAGATCACCACCGCGATCGAGTCCATCTCGAAGATGGTCAACCAGCTCAACCTCGCGCACCACCAGCAGCAGCAGGCGGTCGAGCGCATCATCGATCTCTCGTCCCGCGTGGAGCGCATCTCCAAGGAGCAGGAGGACAACCTGCGCCGCGTCCGGGACGGCTTCTCGTCGATCGAGCGGGCGATCGAGGTCGCCGACTAGCGGCGCCGGCGGGAGGCCAGCGTGTTCGGCATCGGTTGGACGGAGCTCCTCGTCATCGCGATCGCTTTCCTCATCTTCCTCGGGCCCAAGGAGATCCCCCGGGTGTTCAACAAGCTCGGCCGCCTCATGCGGGAGCTGAACGCGGCGAGCCGGGAGCTGCGCAACCAGCTCGAGGTCGAGGTGCGGGACATCCCCACGCCGCAGAAGATCGCGGACGAGATCGCGCAGGAGCTGAAGGACGCCGCGGCGGAGCCCTACGAGGAGATGCGGAAGCTCGACGCGGAGCTCAAGCGGGAGGCGGGCGCTCTCGACGCGGAGCCGGCGAGGGCGGCGGCGGATCCCGCCCCGCCGCAGGACGATCATGGGCGGTGAGGGCGGCAAGATGACGTTCCTCGAGCACCTCGAGGAGCTGCGGCGCCGCATCATCTACTGCGTCGTCGCCGTGGCCGGCGGGATCGTCGTGTGCTGGATCTTCCGCGAGGAGATCCGCGCGTTCCTCGAGGCGCCGCTCTACACCGCGTGGTCCCGCGTCGAGGGGCTCCCTCCCGCGCAGCCGCTCAGCTTCACGAGCCTCATCGAGCCGTTCATGGCGTACCTCAAGCTGTCGGCGATAGGCGGCGTGTTCCTTGCGGTGCCCGCGATCCTCTACAACCTCTGGAAGTTCATCGCGCCGGGCCTCTACAAGCGGGAGCGGAAGGTCGCCCTCCCGTTCGTCTTCGTCTCGTCGCTCCTGTTCCTCGGCGGCTCGACGCTCTGCTACGCGTTCGTCTTCCCGATCGGCATCCAGTTCTTCCTCGAGTTCGCCGCGGGCGGCACGCCGGAGGAGCAGACGGTCTCGATCGTCACGGAGCCGCCCGCCTCGATCGCGCCCGCGGAGGCTGAGGCGACGGCGCGCGCACCGATCGCGCCCGCGGAGCCGGACGGCGGGAGCGCGGACGGTGGGGTCGAGGTCGCGTCCGACGCCGGGGTCGAGGAGGCGCGGGCGCCGATCGAGGCCGCCTCGCCGGACGCGCGCCGCGAGGTGAAGCCCGCCGCGCAC comes from Pseudomonadota bacterium and encodes:
- a CDS encoding twin-arginine translocase subunit TatC; protein product: MGGEGGKMTFLEHLEELRRRIIYCVVAVAGGIVVCWIFREEIRAFLEAPLYTAWSRVEGLPPAQPLSFTSLIEPFMAYLKLSAIGGVFLAVPAILYNLWKFIAPGLYKRERKVALPFVFVSSLLFLGGSTLCYAFVFPIGIQFFLEFAAGGTPEEQTVSIVTEPPASIAPAEAEATARAPIAPAEPDGGSADGGVEVASDAGVEEARAPIEAASPDARREVKPAAHEEPSLVDLALEKLLREGCGELTAQADPAGAASLRYTWHEGECGAIPEIMSLKRDGAMVEVGWEKAADAPSGYAVLAARDAPERGGRHEYVLHTLSRGDTGRKLAPILMLSDYLSFSIKLLFAFGILFELPVLVVFLALAGIVDHKQLLKFSRWFIVLALIVGAVMTTPDMITQIMFAGPLIVLYFISVLIAYFIERKRKA
- a CDS encoding methyl-accepting chemotaxis protein; this encodes MKRGLLELVAAAAAVACLAVGALAPDLGAVSLVAVVPIAWLAISGALLRRGLGRLAGMLERARKDEDAPVAPMGGALAETSRALAAFVDDCRGEARNTRTMAGGLKAQLKATGDLVEALAAGLAEQRTSVRRNNEAIAEMSGSLKDIAVHVETLATSAEESSSSILEMTTTNEEVAENMSSMGNSVRETVSSIGEMAYSVKEVARNIEALSTTAEETSSAVNEMDVTIDQVQSNANDTAIISENVARDAERAADAVVKTLGAIQQIKDTSQEAVNVISSLGQKIEAIGHILNVIDDVAEQTNLLALNAAIIAAQAGEHGKGFAVVADEIKDLAERSGVSTKEIADLIKAIQAESRNAIAAVERGNSNVDKGVEVSADAERALKKILESSQKSTNMMRAIARATVEQSKGSKQVTDTINRIAETVQQIAKATGEQARGSELIIKGAEKMRSITQHVERSTQEQAKGGRQITTAIESISKMVNQLNLAHHQQQQAVERIIDLSSRVERISKEQEDNLRRVRDGFSSIERAIEVAD
- a CDS encoding twin-arginine translocase TatA/TatE family subunit; protein product: MFGIGWTELLVIAIAFLIFLGPKEIPRVFNKLGRLMRELNAASRELRNQLEVEVRDIPTPQKIADEIAQELKDAAAEPYEEMRKLDAELKREAGALDAEPARAAADPAPPQDDHGR